Genomic DNA from bacterium:
GGTACAGCAGGCATAGGATTCGGATTTTAATTTTTTTTATTTCATTTCTTTTCTCTTTCCTATAACTTAGCGTAAAAACGATTTGACTTTTACGCAATTGAAACAAACTGCCTGCTACATACATATTCCTTTCTGCGATCATAAATGTATTTATTGTGATTTCTATTCAATAATTACTTCGGATAATATTAATTCATTTCTGAAATCTTTGAAAAAAGAAATCGAACATTATGCTGAAAAGTACTCAGAGGGAAGAGAACTAATTTCAATCTACTTCGGTGGGGGAACTCCATCACTGATGGATGCAGATTATATTTCGGAAATTATCGGGGATATCAAATCAAATTTTTCTGTACTTAATAATGCGGAAATTTCACTGGAGACAAATCCTGGTACTGTCTCACTTGATAAACTGAAATTGTTCAAGCAAGCAGGAATTAATAGGATAAGTGTTGGCATTCAATCATTTGATGACGATGATTTGAGATTTCTCACGCGAATTCATAATTCGGAAACTGCAATTCAAACAGTAAATGATGCAGCCAAAGCTGGATTTGAAAATATTAGTCTAGATCTAATTTTCAATTTACCCGGACAAACAAAACAAAAATGGCTGGAGAACTTAAAACAATCAATCAATCTTCCAATCAACCACATTTCTGCTTACAGCCTGATACTTGAACGAGGAACTATACTTAACAAAATGGTTCTCGATGGAAAAGTAAAAATCGCCGATGAAGATTATGATGCTGAGCTTTATCAAACTACAATTGAACATTTAACTTCAAATGGATTTCATCAGTATGAGGTTTCAAATTTT
This window encodes:
- the hemW gene encoding radical SAM family heme chaperone HemW produces the protein MKQTACYIHIPFCDHKCIYCDFYSIITSDNINSFLKSLKKEIEHYAEKYSEGRELISIYFGGGTPSLMDADYISEIIGDIKSNFSVLNNAEISLETNPGTVSLDKLKLFKQAGINRISVGIQSFDDDDLRFLTRIHNSETAIQTVNDAAKAGFENISLDLIFNLPGQTKQKWLENLKQSINLPINHISAYSLILERGTILNKMVLDGKVKIADEDYDAELYQTTIEHLTSNGFHQYEVSNFSKPGFECVHNNAYWHYTDYFGFGTSAHSFINGRRWWNFSSLKMYIDKIENSGNAVAGSEDISNEKAIDEFVMLELRSSGLNLQKLNNQFGIEIKEWLKNKYPYFELLKNQNFVTIDNDIVKLTPKGYAVCDEILSEILS